GGAATATAGTTGATATTGGGgaatttaaaagaaatgctaCTTTTCCTCTAGCTTTGCTTTCTTAATGTCTTGTTGTTTAGCACAAAAAAAGATTGTTATAGTTTTTCTCAAAGGACAAGTGATTCGCAGAGATGTATGCTGCAGCAGAtgcaaaaaatgtaagtattgtGAGTATGTtaagtatttctttctttttaacagTGATGCTGGAAACCAGGACCGTGTGGTGATTCAAGAGCTCATAAAAACGGTTGCTCAGTCTCAGCAGATCCAGTCAAGCACCCAGAGAGAGTTCAAAGGTAGGACAGACACAAACGTTTGTTTCGCTCTAATCCGTGAATGCAGCTCGTCTAAAACATGTGGATCTGTGaacattatcaggctgtcacTGTAATCGGCACACCTTTGTTCTCAGTGGTGTTGCTAACAGAGGTGGACAGACTCACGAAGGATGCCCAGCATGCTTTGCGTCGGACAATGGAAAAGTACATGTCTACCTGCCGGCTCATCCTCTGCTCTACCTCCACCTCCAAAGTCATTGGGCCAATTCGGAGCCGTTGCCTGGCTATCAGAGTCCCTCTGCCGAGCACAGAAGAGGTAAGATGGGTTTCAGATTCTAAGGGTAATAATTGAAAATTAGCATATAAAAAAACCTAAAGTTAGATGTGGAATCAGGTTGAAATTCATTCCATTTTCTCATTCCTGTTTGGCAGGTCTGTAATGTATTGACATCAATCTGTAAAAAAGAGGGTCTGCTCCTCCCACCGGAGTTAGCCAAGAATATCTCTGAGAAGTCTGGGCGCAACCTCCGCAAAGCGCTTCTGATGTGTGAGGCCTGCAGAGTGCAGCAGTAAGTAGTGAAGTAATTATCATTCTCCCAGCATTATCCGTAGATTCAGCTTATTTAACCCCTGCCGATCTTTCCCAGGTATCCCTTCTCCGCAGACCAGGACGTCCCGGAGACAGACTGGGAGGTGTATCTCAGGGAAACCGCTAATGCCATCGTGAGTCAGCAGAGCCCTCAGAGGTACGAGGCAAAGAGAAAGAGGCTGTTTAGTTGGTTCTGTAGCTAGTAAAGCAAAGTAAATCcgttttgtgttgtttaaatattgaaTCATCATCTGTTCCAGGTTGTTGGAGGTTCGAGCGAGGCTATACGAGCTGCTGACTCACTGCATCCCTCCTGATATCATCATGAAGGTACAGTTCAATACACCACATCGAAAAGGTTTGCTGTGAAGTTTAAGGTTGTAAGTATTCATTTTCCTCTTCCAATCCTCTTCCAGGGTCTGGTTACAGAGTTGTTGAGTAACTGCGACGGCCAGCTGAAGACAGAGGTGGCCCAAATGGCAGCGTACTATGAACACAGACTGCAGCTGGGCAACAAAGCTATCTACCACCTCGAGGCCTTCACTGCCAAATTCATGGCCATCTACAAGAAATTCATGGAAGACGGTCTGGATGCCATGATGTTTTGATTCTGAATGGACTTAAAATACTGATGCTTTTCCTGGCAGGATTTCAACAGCCCTTGTTGATTACCTAAAATTCTTTCAGTGGATTTGATGgggatttaaatgtgtattctgTAAGGCATAGCGGTGATTATTGCCATAACTCACCCTAGAATGAATCGTGATTGTCTTACAGTTCAAGACTTTATGCTATTAATGGCTACCCTCAGCACTGTACACCATGTGTAAACCTTGAACTTCCACTATAGTGGTGTCAACAAACCCAGAAATGAGCTGTTTTGATAGAAGCACTTGCAGGCAATCAGTTGTAATATGATATGACAcaagagaaataaatgttttcatacaAATATGCATCAGAACAATACATTGC
This Eleginops maclovinus isolate JMC-PN-2008 ecotype Puerto Natales chromosome 11, JC_Emac_rtc_rv5, whole genome shotgun sequence DNA region includes the following protein-coding sequences:
- the rfc3 gene encoding replication factor C subunit 3; amino-acid sequence: MSLWVDKYRPTSLGKLDYHKTQATQLKNLVQCGDFPHLLVYGPSGAGKKTRIMCLLRELYGAGVEKLRIEHQTIVAPSKKKIEINTIASNYHLEVNPSDAGNQDRVVIQELIKTVAQSQQIQSSTQREFKVVLLTEVDRLTKDAQHALRRTMEKYMSTCRLILCSTSTSKVIGPIRSRCLAIRVPLPSTEEVCNVLTSICKKEGLLLPPELAKNISEKSGRNLRKALLMCEACRVQQYPFSADQDVPETDWEVYLRETANAIVSQQSPQRLLEVRARLYELLTHCIPPDIIMKGLVTELLSNCDGQLKTEVAQMAAYYEHRLQLGNKAIYHLEAFTAKFMAIYKKFMEDGLDAMMF